One genomic region from Terriglobus aquaticus encodes:
- a CDS encoding Gfo/Idh/MocA family protein: MLRFVLSLVAIAGLLGTTAGAQQVPADRPIRVVIVGLVHGHVGGFLHALPQNHDATLVGIVEPDTALAAKYRSQYKLDPALFHTDLEETLNAVKPDAVLVYTTIQDHRKVIVAAARHGIGSMVEKPLSTTMADAFAIRDASRKYHVQVLVNYETTWYSSNAEALRLAADGKLGTIRKVVVHDGHEGPKEIGVGPEWLPWLTDPVQNGAGALFDFGCYGADLLTVMMHGKAPLSVTAVSQTDKPQTYPHVEDDSTVILRYNGAQGVLMPSWDWSFARKDMEVYGSEGTAVTVGPSGIRTRLRPAKEETSTTAPALLPDQAGSLAYLAAVLHGQVKAEGDLSALDTNMVVMQILDAARTSAATGRTVTLQPLPQ; encoded by the coding sequence ATGCTGCGCTTCGTTTTATCTCTCGTTGCAATCGCGGGCTTGCTGGGAACGACTGCCGGTGCTCAACAGGTGCCTGCGGACCGGCCCATCCGCGTGGTGATTGTGGGCCTGGTACATGGGCATGTGGGCGGCTTCCTGCACGCACTGCCGCAGAATCACGATGCCACCCTGGTCGGGATCGTAGAGCCAGACACCGCGCTTGCCGCGAAGTATCGCTCCCAGTACAAGCTGGATCCGGCGTTGTTCCATACCGATCTGGAAGAGACTCTGAACGCGGTGAAGCCGGATGCGGTGTTGGTCTACACGACGATCCAGGACCATCGCAAAGTGATAGTTGCCGCCGCGCGACACGGCATCGGCAGCATGGTCGAAAAGCCGCTGAGCACGACCATGGCCGATGCCTTCGCCATCCGGGATGCGTCGCGCAAGTATCACGTACAGGTTCTGGTGAACTACGAGACCACGTGGTACAGCTCCAACGCGGAAGCGTTGCGGCTGGCCGCGGACGGGAAACTGGGAACCATCCGCAAGGTGGTTGTGCACGACGGGCATGAGGGGCCGAAGGAGATTGGCGTTGGCCCGGAGTGGCTGCCCTGGCTCACCGATCCCGTGCAGAACGGTGCGGGCGCGCTGTTCGACTTCGGCTGCTATGGCGCCGATCTTCTAACGGTGATGATGCACGGCAAGGCTCCGCTGAGCGTAACGGCAGTGTCGCAGACCGACAAGCCGCAAACCTATCCGCACGTGGAAGACGACAGTACCGTGATCCTTCGCTACAACGGAGCGCAGGGTGTGCTCATGCCGTCCTGGGACTGGAGTTTTGCGCGCAAGGACATGGAGGTCTACGGCAGCGAAGGCACCGCGGTGACGGTGGGTCCTTCCGGCATCCGCACCCGGTTGCGTCCGGCGAAGGAAGAGACCTCGACCACGGCACCAGCTCTGCTTCCGGATCAGGCGGGCTCGCTGGCCTATCTGGCGGCGGTTCTTCACGGACAGGTGAAGGCCGAGGGTGACCTGTCTGCGCTCGATACCAACATGGTGGTGATGCAGATCCTGGATGCGGCTCGCACCAGTGCCGCCACGGGACGCACCGTCACGCTGCAACCACTGCCACAGTAG
- a CDS encoding FG-GAP repeat domain-containing protein yields the protein MFRGTPSKFKFRTLLLAAPLLCIGVQAQHETRKAQPGNGPNGVPESVFLAHRLGTDHAEGISAIDVNGDGFLDLLSGAYWYQNPGKNGGDWKQHQWRSVPVHGEFVSDCGEWVVDVNHDGHPDVVTAGWITNGAWWFENPGSAGVAAGTMWKKHFIGDSFDTEGGAFADINGDGKPDLALAHYNHSGLLWIDFSGAKPKMHVLAPKEADGHGVGIADIDGDGKADLLTPSGWFRNIDANADKWEWHPDWQLGDAGFPILGYDVNGDGRTDLIVGQGHGYGLYWWEQGGPKDKPTWTRHTIDESFSQSHALKLVDLDGDGVPELVTGKRYRGHNGHDPGSYDPVVLFYYKLDRKTATWKRTAISMNGTASAGTQILAEDFDHDGDIDLATAGKLGVHFLENLKVSTATEEVREAQQPIERKWPFPGEGVEVQQEDGPATRHVNDAVMPPPAPEQ from the coding sequence ATGTTCCGCGGCACCCCGTCGAAGTTCAAGTTTCGTACGCTGCTTCTGGCCGCGCCTCTGCTCTGCATCGGCGTGCAGGCCCAGCATGAGACGCGCAAGGCACAGCCCGGCAATGGTCCGAACGGCGTTCCGGAGAGCGTATTTCTGGCACATCGGCTGGGCACCGATCATGCAGAAGGCATCAGCGCCATCGACGTGAACGGTGACGGCTTTCTGGACCTGCTGAGCGGCGCTTACTGGTACCAAAATCCCGGCAAGAACGGCGGGGACTGGAAGCAGCACCAATGGCGCTCCGTTCCGGTCCACGGCGAGTTTGTCAGCGACTGTGGCGAGTGGGTAGTCGACGTAAACCATGACGGCCATCCCGACGTGGTGACTGCGGGCTGGATCACCAACGGCGCGTGGTGGTTTGAGAATCCCGGATCTGCGGGCGTGGCCGCGGGCACCATGTGGAAGAAGCACTTCATTGGCGACAGCTTCGACACTGAAGGCGGTGCCTTCGCCGACATCAACGGCGACGGCAAACCGGATCTCGCATTGGCACACTACAACCACTCCGGCCTTCTGTGGATCGACTTCAGCGGAGCAAAGCCGAAGATGCACGTGCTTGCGCCCAAGGAGGCGGACGGCCACGGTGTTGGCATTGCGGACATCGATGGCGACGGCAAGGCCGATCTGCTGACGCCCTCTGGTTGGTTCCGCAACATCGATGCCAATGCGGACAAATGGGAGTGGCACCCGGACTGGCAGCTTGGCGACGCTGGTTTCCCGATCCTGGGTTATGACGTGAACGGGGACGGTCGCACCGACCTGATCGTCGGCCAGGGACACGGATATGGCCTGTACTGGTGGGAGCAGGGTGGTCCCAAGGACAAGCCAACCTGGACGCGCCACACCATCGATGAAAGCTTCTCGCAATCGCATGCCTTGAAGCTGGTCGACCTGGATGGGGACGGCGTGCCGGAGCTGGTGACGGGCAAGCGCTACCGCGGCCACAATGGCCATGACCCCGGGTCGTACGATCCCGTGGTGCTCTTCTACTACAAGCTTGACCGCAAGACCGCCACTTGGAAGCGGACCGCCATCAGCATGAACGGCACGGCGAGTGCGGGAACGCAGATCCTTGCCGAGGACTTCGATCACGACGGCGACATTGACCTGGCGACCGCGGGCAAACTCGGCGTCCACTTTCTCGAAAACCTGAAGGTGAGCACGGCGACGGAAGAGGTTCGCGAAGCGCAGCAGCCCATTGAGCGCAAGTGGCCGTTCCCCGGCGAAGGTGTCGAGGTGCAGCAGGAAGACGGGCCCGCGACGCGCCACGTGAACGATGCGGTCATGCCGCCGCCTGCACCGGAACAATAA
- a CDS encoding nucleoside permease — translation MTMSMRARLGTMLFLEYFIWGAWYVTLGTWLAQGLHFTGAQVGLAAGTTAVGGMVSPFLVGFVADRVAATERMLAALHALGGILLFVAARQVQFTSLYWIVLLYCFCFMPTLSLTNSLAFRQMRHPETEFGGIRVLGTLGWIVAGLLVGAMRVEATAVPMQIAGGMSLLMAIYCLTLPHTPPARTSGPLTFGSVFPKEAVLLLRERPVAIFAAASFLICIPLQFYYAFTNLFLNQSGVVNAAGKMTGGQMSELLCMLLLPVFFRRLGVKWMLAVGMLAWVLRYLLFAYGNAGPGMWMFWLGILLHGICYDFFFVTGQIYIDQKAAVDLRAAAQGFITFLTYGVGMFVGSWLSGNVVEHYRVVTGDFSGQPLGEQHYNWHAIWLFPAAFSAVVLLVFLAFFSDRSRQKESLPQSDFETAGEPPLPV, via the coding sequence ATGACCATGTCCATGCGAGCGCGGCTCGGCACCATGCTCTTCCTGGAGTACTTTATCTGGGGCGCCTGGTACGTAACGCTGGGCACGTGGCTTGCGCAGGGCCTGCACTTCACCGGAGCGCAGGTCGGGCTGGCGGCGGGCACCACGGCTGTCGGCGGCATGGTCTCGCCGTTCCTGGTCGGTTTCGTCGCGGATCGCGTAGCAGCCACAGAGCGCATGCTCGCCGCTCTCCACGCGCTAGGCGGCATCCTGCTGTTCGTCGCCGCGCGCCAGGTGCAGTTCACGTCGCTGTACTGGATCGTGCTGCTGTATTGCTTCTGCTTTATGCCGACTCTGTCGCTGACGAACTCGCTCGCGTTTCGCCAGATGCGGCACCCTGAAACGGAGTTCGGCGGCATCCGCGTGCTGGGAACGCTGGGGTGGATCGTCGCCGGTCTGCTGGTAGGCGCGATGCGGGTGGAAGCGACCGCGGTTCCGATGCAGATTGCCGGAGGCATGTCGCTCCTGATGGCGATCTACTGCCTGACGCTGCCTCATACGCCTCCGGCGCGCACCAGCGGACCGCTCACGTTCGGTTCGGTCTTTCCGAAGGAGGCAGTGCTGCTGCTGCGTGAGCGGCCGGTGGCCATCTTCGCTGCCGCCAGCTTCCTCATCTGCATACCGCTGCAGTTCTACTACGCGTTCACCAACCTGTTTCTGAACCAGAGCGGCGTAGTGAACGCCGCGGGCAAGATGACCGGCGGTCAGATGAGTGAACTCCTCTGCATGCTTCTGCTTCCAGTGTTCTTCCGCCGCCTGGGCGTAAAGTGGATGCTCGCCGTTGGCATGCTCGCCTGGGTGCTGCGCTACCTTCTGTTCGCATACGGAAACGCCGGGCCGGGCATGTGGATGTTTTGGCTCGGCATCCTTCTGCACGGCATCTGCTATGACTTCTTCTTCGTCACGGGCCAGATCTATATCGACCAGAAGGCCGCTGTCGACCTGCGCGCGGCAGCGCAGGGCTTCATCACGTTCCTCACCTACGGCGTCGGCATGTTCGTCGGTTCATGGCTGTCAGGCAATGTCGTCGAGCACTACCGCGTCGTCACCGGCGACTTCTCTGGACAGCCGTTGGGCGAGCAGCACTACAACTGGCATGCCATCTGGCTGTTCCCGGCGGCGTTTTCGGCCGTGGTGCTCCTGGTGTTCCTCGCGTTCTTCTCAGACCGCAGTCGCCAGAAGGAATCGTTGCCGCAGAGCGACTTCGAAACGGCGGGCGAGCCGCCTCTACCGGTGTAG
- a CDS encoding sugar phosphate isomerase/epimerase family protein: MQIGLFTPVFNSVDFDGLLREVAKYPAIRMLEIGTGGWPGASHINMAEMLSSRERLREYRARLQDAGLSISAFSCHGNPVHPRREIAERDATLLRDTVRLAEAFEVPVVVTFSGCPGGGPQDATPNWITAAWPPEYAEASRWQWEERLIPYWRDAVTDAQQHGVRVALEAHPGFCVYNTETLLRLRGATGNGLGINLDPSHLWWQGMDIPSVISALGEAIFHVHAKDVALAPSKIARNGVLDTKSYAEMAERSWLFRTVGWGHGELEWKAIVSALRLAGYDYVLSIEHEDALASIHEGLSSATAMLSRVVLTEPPVEAWWT; encoded by the coding sequence ATGCAGATCGGTCTGTTTACCCCCGTGTTCAACAGCGTTGATTTTGACGGCCTGTTGCGCGAAGTTGCGAAGTATCCCGCGATCCGGATGCTCGAAATTGGCACCGGCGGCTGGCCGGGCGCAAGCCACATCAACATGGCGGAGATGCTCTCTTCGCGAGAGCGTCTCCGCGAGTACCGGGCTCGCCTTCAGGATGCCGGTCTGTCCATCAGCGCCTTCTCCTGTCACGGCAACCCGGTGCATCCCAGGCGGGAGATCGCGGAGCGCGATGCAACGCTGTTGCGCGATACGGTTCGGCTTGCAGAGGCGTTCGAAGTGCCAGTGGTGGTCACATTTTCCGGCTGTCCTGGTGGTGGCCCGCAGGATGCGACGCCAAACTGGATCACGGCTGCGTGGCCGCCGGAGTACGCGGAAGCGTCGCGGTGGCAATGGGAAGAGCGCCTGATCCCGTACTGGCGCGATGCAGTGACCGACGCGCAACAGCATGGCGTTCGGGTTGCGCTCGAAGCGCACCCGGGGTTCTGCGTGTACAACACGGAGACGCTGCTGCGCTTGCGTGGAGCAACTGGCAACGGGCTTGGGATCAACCTCGACCCGAGTCATCTGTGGTGGCAGGGCATGGACATTCCGTCGGTGATCTCCGCATTGGGCGAGGCCATCTTTCACGTGCACGCCAAGGACGTTGCGCTTGCTCCGTCAAAGATTGCTCGGAATGGCGTGCTGGACACGAAGAGCTATGCGGAGATGGCCGAGCGTTCCTGGCTATTTCGCACGGTGGGCTGGGGCCATGGCGAGCTGGAGTGGAAGGCCATCGTCTCCGCGCTGCGACTGGCCGGCTACGACTACGTGCTCAGCATCGAGCACGAGGACGCTCTGGCGTCGATCCACGAAGGGTTGTCCTCCGCGACCGCGATGCTCTCGCGCGTTGTCCTGACCGAGCCTCCGGTCGAGGCCTGGTGGACGTAG
- a CDS encoding sugar phosphate isomerase/epimerase family protein, whose amino-acid sequence MTRRTFLCSTAAAGLALSMRGGFAWANPLGLPAGLQLYSVRQQMAQDLDGALAAVHAAGYTEVESAALPKKPAKEIRAALDKAGLRCVSSHNSFADVTTRFDETAAFVKELGCTYLICPSSPKRDGTFPNAHSPMSLDDWHYAAEQFNSVGEKANGVGLHFGYHNHTGEFIPVEGKVPYEELLRLTDPAKVTFEMDAGWVNVAGVNPVQLMQQHPHRFSMLHVKDFKLAANPQPDKREESVVTELGRGSIDYRPVFAQAAKNQHITHAFVEQEAFDVPWQESLKIDADFWRSLKA is encoded by the coding sequence ATGACTCGCAGAACCTTTCTTTGCTCCACCGCCGCTGCCGGCCTTGCCCTGTCGATGCGCGGGGGTTTTGCCTGGGCAAACCCGCTAGGTCTGCCTGCGGGCCTGCAGCTGTACAGCGTTCGCCAGCAGATGGCACAGGACCTGGATGGCGCACTCGCTGCGGTTCACGCGGCTGGCTACACCGAGGTGGAATCGGCCGCGCTGCCGAAAAAGCCGGCGAAGGAAATCCGCGCTGCCCTAGACAAGGCGGGTCTGCGATGCGTGAGTTCACACAACAGCTTCGCCGACGTGACTACGCGTTTTGATGAGACGGCAGCATTCGTTAAGGAGCTCGGATGCACTTATCTCATCTGTCCTTCGTCGCCGAAGCGCGACGGCACCTTCCCTAACGCTCACTCGCCGATGTCCCTGGACGACTGGCACTATGCGGCGGAGCAGTTCAACAGCGTCGGCGAGAAGGCAAACGGAGTTGGCCTGCACTTTGGGTATCACAACCACACGGGCGAGTTCATCCCCGTTGAAGGCAAGGTTCCGTACGAGGAGTTGCTGCGGTTGACCGACCCCGCCAAGGTGACCTTCGAGATGGATGCGGGCTGGGTGAACGTGGCGGGTGTAAATCCGGTGCAATTGATGCAGCAGCATCCGCACCGCTTCAGCATGTTGCACGTGAAAGATTTCAAGCTGGCCGCCAACCCGCAACCGGACAAGCGTGAAGAAAGCGTGGTCACTGAGCTGGGCAGAGGCTCCATCGACTACCGTCCCGTATTCGCCCAGGCCGCAAAGAATCAGCACATCACGCACGCTTTCGTCGAGCAGGAAGCCTTTGACGTGCCGTGGCAGGAGTCGCTGAAGATCGATGCGGATTTCTGGCGCTCGCTCAAGGCCTAA
- a CDS encoding GMC oxidoreductase: MPNEPVDVLIIGSGHAGGMAAKVLCEKGVKCLMLNAGPVADVGRHTQRKAPYELPFRGFKPPGKLEHVFQASEYNTNVWVDEQEVPYTFAPQNPYNWVRVRLFGGRSLFWSRQSFRLSDYEFKGKSHDGFGEDWPIDHAELSPFYSRVEDIFQVYGAKDGPPQMPDGNFVIDDAPWTESMKRFIAAGKPVGVAVCKQRTARGRDGLASSVNLLIPDAERTGKLTSVSNAIVREITVDKSTGRPNGVIFIDRLSHREMQVKARVIVLAAGTLESTRLLLNSKLANSSGLVGRYLCDQIYGAGVTCSVPEARNGRATPALMGGGAIVPRFRNITTKDPRFLRGYAFNVTSRAGGLEPRNFAAYGAELQRKMDEYHGSAFYMTIMGEVLARYENHVRINPDVTDAWGIPVLHVETKYTDNEYAMAKDAVATGSQMAHDAGFEVLSSNVVPNPPGYSIHEVGTCRMHDDPKKGVLNRWNQSHDHKNLFVVDGAAFTSAGWQNPTITIASLSMRASEHLAAEMNKLNV, translated from the coding sequence ATGCCCAACGAACCTGTAGACGTGCTCATCATTGGCTCCGGTCATGCGGGCGGCATGGCCGCCAAGGTGCTTTGCGAAAAGGGCGTGAAGTGCCTGATGCTGAACGCCGGGCCCGTAGCCGATGTAGGTCGGCACACGCAGCGCAAAGCACCGTACGAATTGCCGTTTCGCGGTTTCAAGCCACCCGGCAAGCTGGAACACGTGTTCCAGGCCAGCGAATACAACACCAATGTATGGGTTGACGAGCAGGAGGTGCCCTACACCTTTGCTCCGCAGAACCCTTACAACTGGGTGCGGGTGCGGCTATTTGGCGGGCGATCTCTGTTCTGGTCGCGACAGTCGTTCCGCTTGAGCGATTACGAGTTCAAGGGTAAGTCGCACGACGGTTTCGGCGAAGACTGGCCGATCGACCACGCGGAATTATCGCCGTTCTACTCGCGGGTTGAGGACATCTTCCAGGTATACGGGGCGAAGGACGGGCCGCCGCAGATGCCGGACGGCAACTTTGTGATCGACGACGCTCCGTGGACCGAGTCGATGAAGCGTTTCATCGCGGCGGGCAAGCCGGTTGGAGTTGCCGTGTGCAAGCAGCGCACGGCACGTGGGCGCGACGGTCTGGCAAGCTCTGTGAACCTGCTGATTCCGGACGCCGAACGGACAGGCAAGCTGACTTCGGTCTCAAACGCGATCGTGCGCGAGATCACTGTCGATAAAAGCACCGGGCGGCCCAACGGCGTCATCTTCATCGATCGCCTGTCGCACCGCGAAATGCAGGTGAAGGCGCGCGTGATTGTGCTCGCCGCGGGCACGCTGGAGAGCACACGACTGCTGCTGAACAGCAAGCTGGCCAACAGCAGCGGCCTAGTGGGTCGTTACCTTTGCGATCAGATTTACGGTGCCGGGGTTACCTGCAGCGTGCCCGAAGCGCGCAACGGACGCGCAACCCCAGCGCTGATGGGCGGGGGCGCCATCGTTCCCCGCTTCCGCAACATCACGACGAAGGATCCGCGTTTCCTGCGGGGCTACGCCTTCAACGTGACCAGCCGTGCGGGTGGCCTGGAGCCGCGGAATTTCGCAGCCTATGGGGCCGAACTGCAGCGCAAGATGGACGAGTACCACGGCTCAGCCTTTTACATGACGATCATGGGCGAGGTGCTGGCGCGTTACGAAAACCACGTCCGCATCAACCCCGACGTGACGGACGCGTGGGGAATACCGGTGCTGCATGTGGAGACAAAGTACACCGACAACGAATACGCGATGGCAAAGGACGCAGTCGCGACCGGGTCACAGATGGCCCACGACGCCGGGTTTGAGGTGCTGTCGAGCAACGTCGTTCCCAACCCGCCGGGATACAGCATCCATGAGGTTGGAACCTGCCGCATGCACGACGATCCGAAGAAGGGCGTGCTGAATCGGTGGAATCAGAGTCACGATCACAAGAACCTCTTCGTAGTGGATGGCGCGGCATTCACCAGCGCTGGATGGCAGAACCCGACCATCACCATTGCGTCCCTGTCCATGCGGGCCTCTGAGCATTTGGCCGCGGAGATGAATAAGCTGAACGTGTAA
- a CDS encoding gluconate 2-dehydrogenase subunit 3 family protein yields the protein MKRRRFVWMVAGACVLPDALWTQQAATTQNPLPPPPAPVPWTLGLNSKTPLPHTETPDDVAATDADFFSPVQMATLIHLSSVLLPPLGEMPGAVEAQTPQFLDFLIGDSPASRKALYTGGLDWLEAESRRKNGVPFAKTTPEQADAVLRPWLRTWMSDHPPTEPHADFVNIAHADIRTATMNSRAWVNAETHGRGNANAAQMYWSPIDPDTSADNYRAVHQRPAPVQAAPKSSNTSPSYPR from the coding sequence ATGAAGCGTCGAAGGTTCGTGTGGATGGTGGCAGGCGCCTGCGTTCTGCCGGATGCGCTGTGGACACAGCAGGCGGCGACCACACAGAATCCATTGCCTCCACCACCGGCACCGGTGCCGTGGACGCTGGGCCTGAACAGCAAGACGCCCCTTCCCCACACGGAAACGCCGGACGACGTTGCCGCCACCGACGCGGACTTCTTCTCGCCCGTGCAGATGGCGACGTTGATCCATCTCAGCAGCGTGTTGCTGCCGCCTCTGGGAGAGATGCCGGGTGCCGTGGAAGCGCAGACTCCGCAGTTTCTCGATTTCCTGATCGGCGACTCCCCTGCCTCGCGCAAGGCGCTGTATACCGGCGGCCTGGATTGGCTGGAGGCGGAGTCGCGCCGCAAGAACGGTGTCCCGTTTGCAAAGACCACACCAGAGCAGGCCGATGCGGTGCTGCGGCCGTGGCTACGGACGTGGATGAGCGATCATCCGCCCACCGAACCGCATGCGGACTTCGTGAACATCGCCCACGCCGACATTCGCACCGCGACCATGAACAGCCGCGCCTGGGTCAATGCCGAAACCCACGGCCGCGGCAATGCCAACGCGGCACAGATGTACTGGTCGCCCATCGATCCGGACACCAGCGCTGACAACTACCGCGCGGTCCACCAGCGGCCGGCGCCCGTACAGGCAGCGCCCAAGTCGTCCAACACGTCCCCCTCCTACCCTCGCTAA
- the treZ gene encoding malto-oligosyltrehalose trehalohydrolase, translating into MPDPALHGQFTLHTSHPMPFGAQLMPEDGVRFRLFAPGAETVRLRLENAGDDLPMQRSKEGWFERVEPTAEAGSRYRFVLEDGTAVADPASRFQPDDVHGPSQVIDPLAFAWADGGWQGRPWSQSVLYELHIGTFTPEGTFAAAAEKLTLLAEIGITAIEIMCLADFAGNRNWGYDAVLLYAPDSTYGHPNDLKHLIDVAHRHGIQVILDVVYNHFGPEGNDLPKYFPQLLTKDHCTPWGDALNFDEDNAGDCARQVRELIIQNALYWVEEFHVDGLRLDATHAIVDTSKVHVLDELASRVHEFGAAHQPPRQIHLIREDEQNVAPKLLRNEKGHCEKFTAQWNHDMSHLLGAAMRQDFSGAQEDEETTKQAESVAEGFIIAVEERGESGDVRCHVPPTAFVSFVQTHDLIGNRIGAERIHALAPPAAVRAVMSLLLLTPQIPMIFMGDEFGATTPFPYFCDFGGDLGKAVSRGRREFLAQLHNADEAALKNAPDPQQESTFLSAKLDWAQREESTWPDWYRRILAVRQEHVSPSLESLHQRCGEFRVLRAGAFQIGWDLDGKRLEVSANLRPDATDGFDAGGETIWLEGQSSVPGSLDAFSVRWSVTSSTRS; encoded by the coding sequence GTGCCCGACCCAGCGCTCCACGGCCAATTTACGCTTCACACGAGTCATCCCATGCCCTTCGGCGCGCAACTGATGCCGGAGGATGGCGTACGCTTCCGGCTCTTTGCGCCCGGAGCTGAAACAGTGCGCTTGCGCCTGGAGAATGCCGGCGATGATCTGCCGATGCAGCGTTCCAAGGAGGGCTGGTTTGAACGCGTCGAGCCAACCGCCGAAGCTGGCAGCCGGTATCGTTTCGTCTTGGAGGACGGAACCGCGGTTGCCGATCCGGCGTCGCGCTTTCAGCCAGACGATGTTCACGGCCCAAGCCAGGTCATCGATCCTCTCGCATTTGCCTGGGCCGATGGTGGGTGGCAAGGCCGCCCCTGGTCGCAGAGCGTGCTCTACGAATTGCACATCGGCACGTTCACGCCAGAAGGCACGTTTGCCGCAGCCGCTGAGAAGCTGACTCTGCTCGCTGAAATCGGCATCACCGCGATCGAGATCATGTGCCTGGCCGATTTCGCGGGCAACCGAAACTGGGGCTACGATGCGGTTCTGCTGTATGCGCCTGACTCGACCTATGGGCACCCGAATGACCTGAAACACCTGATCGACGTCGCACACCGGCACGGCATCCAGGTGATCCTGGACGTGGTGTACAACCACTTCGGCCCGGAAGGGAACGACCTGCCGAAGTACTTTCCGCAACTGCTTACGAAAGATCACTGCACCCCGTGGGGCGATGCTCTGAACTTCGATGAAGACAACGCCGGAGATTGCGCCAGGCAGGTGCGGGAACTCATCATCCAGAACGCGCTGTACTGGGTTGAAGAGTTCCACGTGGACGGCCTGAGACTCGACGCCACCCACGCCATCGTCGACACGAGCAAGGTGCATGTGCTGGACGAGTTGGCCTCGCGGGTCCACGAGTTCGGCGCAGCGCACCAGCCGCCACGCCAAATCCACCTGATCCGCGAAGACGAACAGAACGTCGCTCCGAAGCTGTTGCGCAATGAGAAGGGCCATTGCGAGAAGTTCACGGCGCAGTGGAACCATGATATGTCGCATCTGCTGGGAGCAGCCATGCGACAGGATTTCTCAGGTGCGCAAGAGGACGAGGAAACCACCAAGCAGGCGGAGAGCGTTGCCGAAGGTTTCATCATCGCAGTGGAAGAACGCGGTGAGTCTGGCGATGTCCGTTGTCATGTGCCTCCGACTGCGTTTGTCTCGTTCGTGCAAACTCACGACCTGATCGGGAACCGCATCGGAGCGGAGCGGATTCACGCGCTGGCGCCGCCGGCAGCCGTGCGAGCCGTGATGTCCCTGCTGCTACTCACGCCACAAATTCCCATGATCTTCATGGGCGACGAGTTCGGCGCGACCACGCCCTTCCCCTACTTCTGCGACTTCGGTGGCGATCTGGGCAAGGCTGTAAGCCGGGGTCGGCGCGAGTTTCTCGCGCAATTGCATAACGCGGACGAGGCGGCACTGAAGAACGCGCCCGACCCGCAACAGGAGAGCACTTTTCTTTCCGCAAAGCTCGATTGGGCACAGCGGGAAGAGTCGACCTGGCCGGACTGGTACCGCCGCATCCTAGCAGTCCGGCAGGAGCATGTGAGCCCATCTCTCGAGAGTCTGCATCAGCGATGCGGAGAGTTCCGGGTTCTGCGCGCCGGAGCATTTCAGATCGGGTGGGATCTGGACGGGAAGCGTTTGGAGGTGTCTGCGAACCTGCGTCCTGACGCAACCGATGGGTTCGACGCGGGCGGCGAAACGATCTGGCTGGAAGGGCAGTCGAGCGTTCCCGGTAGCCTCGACGCATTCTCCGTGCGATGGAGTGTGACGAGCTCGACAAGGTCCTGA